A portion of the Oncorhynchus clarkii lewisi isolate Uvic-CL-2024 chromosome 27, UVic_Ocla_1.0, whole genome shotgun sequence genome contains these proteins:
- the LOC139386250 gene encoding cullin-3 → MSNLSKGGTKKDTKMRIRAFPMTMDEKYVNNIWDLLKNAIQEIQRKNNSGLSFEELYRNAYTMVLHKHGEKLYTGLREVVTEHLINKVREDVLNSLNNNFLQTLNQAWNDHQTAMVMIRDILMYMDRVYVQQNNVENVYNLGLIIFRDQVVRYGCIRDHLRQTLLDMIARERKGEVVDRGAIRNACQMLMILGLEGRSVYEEDFEAPFLEMSAEFFQMESQKFLAENSASVYIKKVEARINEEIERVLHCLDKTTEEPIVKVVERELISKHMKTIVEMENSGLVHMLKNGKTEDLACMYKLFSRVPNGLKTMCECMSSYLREQGKALVSEEGEGKNPVDYIQGLLDLKSRFDRFLQESFNNDRLFKQTIAGDFEYFLNLNSRSPEYLSLFIDDKLKKGVKGLTEQEVESILDKAMVLFRFMQEKDVFERYYKQHLARRLLTNKSVSDDSEKNMISKLKTECGCQFTSKLEGMFRDMSISNTTMDEFRQHLQSTAVSLGGVDLTVRVLTTGYWPTQSATPKCNIPPSPRHAFEVFRRFYLAKHSGRQLTLQHHMGSADLNATFYGPIKKEDGSEVGVGGAQVTGSNTRKHILQVSTFQMTILMLFNNREKSMFEEIQQETDIPERELVRALQSLACGKPTQRVLTKEPKSKEIENGHMFTVNDQFTSKLHRVKIQTVAAKQGESDPERKETRQKVDDDRKHEIEAAIVRIMKSRKKMQHNVLVAEVTQQLRSRFLPSPVVIKKRIEGLIEREYLARTPEDRKVYTYVA, encoded by the exons ATGTCCAATCTGAGCAAAGGCGGCACCAAAAAGGACACCAAGATGAGAATACGAGCCTTTCCT ATGACGATGGACGAAAAGTATGTCAACAACATCTGGGACCTTCTGAAGAATGCCATCCAGGAGATCCAGAGGAAGAACAACAGCGGGCTGAGCTTTGAGGAGCTCTACAGGAATGCCTACACCATGGTGCTGCACAAACACGGCGAGAAGCTCTACACGGGCCTCCGGGAGGTGGTCACCGAGCACCTCATCAACAAA GTACGGGAAGATGTCCTCAACTCACTAAACAATAACTTCCTCCAAACACTGAACCAAGCCTGGAACGACCACCAGACGGCCATGGTTATGATCAGAGACATCCTCATGTACATG GACCGGGTGTACGTGCAGCAGAACAACGTGGAGAATGTCTACAACCTGGGCCTGATCATCTTCAGAGACCAGGTGGTGCGCTACGGCTGCATCCGAGACCACCTCCGACAGACCCTCCTGGACATGATCGCACGAGAGAGGAAGGGCGAGGTGGTGGACAG gggagCGATCAGAAATGCATGCCAGATGTTAATGATCTTAGGCCTTGAAGGAAGGTCGGTTTACGAAGAGGACTTTGAGGCCCcgtttttagaaatgtctgcAGAGTTCTTCCAG ATGGAAAGTCAAAAGTTTTTGGCAGAGAACAGCGCGAGCGTGTACATAAAGAAAGTGGAGGCGCGGATAAACGAGGAGATCGAGCGCGTACTGCACTGCCTGGACAAGACGACGGAGGAGCCCATCGTCAAGGTGGTGGAGCGGGAGCTCATCTCCAAGCACATGAAGACCATTGTGGAAATGGAGAACTCGGGCCTCGTCCACATGCTCAAGAATGGAAAGACAGAGG ACCTGGCGTGTATGTATAAGCTCTTTAGCAGAGTGCCAAACGGACTGAAGACAATGTGTGAGTGCATGAGCTCCTACCTCCGCGAGCAGGGCAAGGCGCTGGTGTCAGAGGAGGGCGAGGGCAAAAACCCTGTAGATTACATCCAG GGTCTGTTGGATCTGAAGTCACGTTTCGATCGCTTCCTCCAAGAGTCATTCAACAACGACCGGCTCTTCAAGCAGACCATCGCAGGGGACTTTGAATACTTCCTCAACCTCAACTCGCGCTCTCCCGAGTACCTCTCCTTGTTCATCGACGACAAGCTGAAGAAAGGCGTAAAAGGA TTGACGGAGCAGGAGGTGGAGTCGATCCTGGACAAGGCCATGGTGCTCTTCAGGTTCATGCAGGAGAAGGATGTGTTTGAGCGGTACTACAAACAGCACCTGGCCAGGAGGCTGCTCACCAATAAGAGCGTCTCCGACGACTCGGAGAAGAACATGATCTCTAAGCTCAAG ACGGAGTGCGGTTGCCAGTTCACCTCCAAACTAGAAGGCATGTTCCGGGACATGAGCATCTCAAACACAACCATGGATGAGTTCCGCCAACATCTACAGTCAACGGCG GTGTCGTTGGGCGGAGTTGATCTCACAGTGAGGGTCTTGACGACAGGTTACTGGCCAACGCAGTCCGCCACGCCCAAATGTAATATCCCCCCTTCTCCTCGACATGCATTTGAAGTCTTTAGAAG GTTTTATCTGGCCAAGCACAGCGGCAGGCAGCTTACGTTACAGCATCACATGGGCTCTGCAGACCTCAACGCCACCTTCTACGGCCCAATCAAAAAG GAGGACGGCTCAGAGGTGGGGGTGGGCGGCGCCCAGGTAACAGGCTCCAACACCAGGAAGCACATACTGCAGGTGTCCACCTTCCAGATGACAATACTAATGCTCTTCAACAACCGGGAGAAGTCCATGTTTGAG GAGATCCAGCAGGAGACAGACATCCCGGAGAGGGAGCTGGTGCGTGCGCTGCAGTCACTGGCCTGCGGGAAGCCCACCCAACGCGTCCTCACCAAGGAGCCCAAGTCCAAGGAGATCGAGAACGGCCACATGTTCACCGTTAATGACCAGTTCACCTCCAAGCTGCATCGCGTCAAGATCCAGACAG TCGCCGCTAAGCAAGGAGAGTCGGACCCGGAGAGGAAGGAGACGCGGCAGAAAGTGGACGACGACAGGAAGCACGAGATTGAGGCGGCCATCGTCCGCATCATGAAGTCTAGAAAGAAGATGCAGCATAACGTACTAGTAGCAGAG GTCACCCAGCAGCTGCGATCGCGATTCCTCCCCAGTCCTGTAGTCATCAAGAAGCGCATTGAAGGACTCATTGAGCGGGAATATTTGGCGCGGACACCAGAGGATCGCAAAGTGTACACTTATGTAGCATAA